A part of Buchnera aphidicola (Sarucallis kahawaluokalani) genomic DNA contains:
- the lysA gene encoding diaminopimelate decarboxylase codes for MKNFFEKTKLFNKNTILKILKEYSGPIWIYQDDIIKKKIHQLKKFDIIRFAQKSCSNIHILKRMRKLNIKIDAVSIGELTRALVAGFKPENDEIVFTSDIMNKETLQKIITNKITVNAGSLNMLEQLGKYSPGHRIWIRINPKFGHGHNQKTNTGGENSKHGIWNPELAIPIIKKYKLNLIGLHMHIGSGVDYIHLKKVCDAMVNQALYLNQDIQYISAGGGLSIPYKTTDIPINTENYFTLWNNARNIISKHFKHKIQLEIEPGRFLVGESGILITKIHEIKKVGQKIFTLIDAGFNDFMRPVLYGSYHDISIIPIDNRSLHTNKYIKTIIGGPLCESGDVFTQDENGKLLEIRLPEIKIGDYLIFHNTGAYGSSMSSNYNSRPLIPEILIKNNIPKIIRRRQTIEELLKLELEIK; via the coding sequence ATGAAAAATTTTTTTGAAAAAACAAAATTATTTAATAAAAATACTATACTAAAAATATTGAAAGAATATAGTGGACCAATCTGGATATATCAAGATGATATAATAAAAAAAAAAATTCATCAATTAAAAAAATTCGATATTATTAGATTTGCACAAAAATCATGCTCAAATATTCACATATTAAAACGAATGAGAAAATTAAATATTAAAATTGATGCTGTCTCAATAGGAGAATTAACACGTGCACTTGTAGCAGGATTTAAACCAGAAAATGATGAAATTGTTTTTACGTCTGATATTATGAATAAAGAAACATTACAAAAAATCATAACTAATAAAATTACAGTTAATGCGGGATCATTAAACATGCTTGAACAGTTAGGTAAATATTCTCCAGGACATCGAATATGGATACGTATTAATCCTAAATTTGGGCATGGACATAACCAAAAAACAAATACAGGAGGTGAAAATAGTAAACACGGTATATGGAATCCTGAGTTAGCTATACCTATCATTAAAAAATATAAACTCAATTTAATAGGTTTACATATGCATATAGGATCAGGTGTAGATTATATACACTTAAAAAAAGTGTGCGATGCTATGGTAAATCAAGCACTGTACTTAAATCAAGATATTCAATATATTTCTGCAGGAGGAGGATTATCTATTCCGTATAAAACAACAGATATACCAATTAACACTGAAAACTACTTTACATTATGGAATAATGCTAGAAATATTATTTCTAAGCATTTTAAACATAAAATTCAATTAGAAATTGAACCTGGTCGTTTTCTAGTAGGAGAATCTGGTATTTTAATAACTAAAATCCATGAAATAAAAAAAGTTGGACAAAAAATATTTACTTTAATAGATGCAGGATTTAATGATTTTATGCGACCAGTTTTATACGGTAGTTATCATGACATATCTATTATACCGATTGATAATAGATCGCTCCATACTAATAAATATATAAAAACAATCATAGGAGGTCCATTATGTGAATCAGGAGATGTATTCACACAAGACGAAAATGGAAAATTATTAGAAATACGACTACCAGAGATTAAAATTGGTGATTATCTTATTTTTCATAATACAGGTGCTTACGGTTCTTCTATGTCATCAAATTATAATAGTAGACCATTAATACCAGAAATATTAATTAAAAATAACATACCTAAAATCATCCGGAGACGACAAACAATAGAAGAATTATTAAAATTGGAACTTGAAATAAAATAA
- the typA gene encoding translational GTPase TypA, translating to MTTIQIRNIAIIAHIDHGKTTLLDQILEQSGSLNQYKEKCNRIMDSNILEKERGITIFSKNTAIQWNNYKINIIDTPGHADFGGEVERILSMVDSVLLIVDAVDGPMPQTRFVTKKAFEYNLNPIVVINKIDRNNARPEWVIEKIFDLFINLNATDKQLDFPVIYTSAISGKSGSDLDHIKNDMSALLQAIIKYTPPPKVNPNNNLKIQISQLSYDNYLGNIGIGKIQQGSIHVNQKVSIIDHMKNIKYGRIGKILKYLGLEKIETKNALAGEIVAITGLPELKISDTICDLKNIQALPPIKIEPPTVNILLAVNTSPFCGKEGKYVTANNIYNRLKKERIHDIALCIKHTKNSNTFSVSGRGELHLSILIENMRREGFELEVSRPKVILKNKNNVQTEPFESVIIEIEERHQGIVMEYMGQKKAKMINIYSNISGRIQLEYITSSRSLIGFRNTFMNITSGTGIIYSSFLHYDIAQKDQFNQRKNGVLISNATGLASGFALYNLQDRGKLFIEHANKVYKGQIIGIHNRTNDLTVNCLTGKKLTNMRASGTDDAITLIPVIKMTLEKALGFINDDELIEVTPKSIRIRKKFLEENDRKVEQRKLNKK from the coding sequence ATGACGACTATACAAATTAGAAATATCGCTATCATTGCACATATTGATCATGGAAAAACAACTCTACTAGATCAAATATTAGAACAATCAGGTTCTTTAAATCAGTATAAAGAAAAATGTAATAGAATTATGGATTCAAATATCTTAGAAAAAGAACGAGGGATAACAATATTTTCTAAAAATACTGCTATTCAATGGAATAACTACAAAATTAATATTATCGATACTCCAGGACATGCAGATTTTGGAGGAGAAGTTGAACGCATACTATCTATGGTAGATTCTGTATTATTAATTGTTGACGCTGTAGATGGACCTATGCCTCAAACACGATTTGTTACAAAAAAGGCTTTTGAATATAATCTTAATCCAATTGTTGTTATTAATAAAATTGATAGAAACAATGCTCGTCCCGAATGGGTTATAGAAAAAATTTTTGATTTATTTATTAATTTGAATGCTACAGATAAACAACTAGATTTTCCTGTAATTTACACTTCAGCTATATCTGGAAAATCGGGTAGTGATTTAGATCACATAAAAAACGATATGTCAGCATTATTGCAAGCAATTATTAAATATACACCACCACCGAAAGTCAATCCAAATAATAACCTAAAGATACAAATTTCACAATTAAGTTATGACAATTATTTAGGTAATATAGGAATTGGGAAAATACAACAAGGATCTATTCATGTTAATCAAAAAGTATCAATTATTGATCATATGAAAAATATAAAATATGGACGAATTGGAAAAATTTTAAAATATTTAGGTTTAGAAAAAATTGAAACAAAAAATGCATTAGCTGGTGAAATTGTTGCTATTACAGGACTACCTGAATTAAAAATTTCTGATACAATTTGTGATCTTAAAAATATTCAAGCATTACCCCCAATAAAAATTGAACCTCCAACAGTTAACATATTACTTGCTGTAAATACATCCCCATTTTGTGGGAAAGAAGGAAAATATGTTACTGCAAATAACATTTATAATAGATTAAAAAAAGAAAGAATACATGATATTGCATTATGCATCAAACATACTAAGAATTCCAATACATTTTCTGTATCAGGAAGAGGAGAATTACATTTATCTATACTTATAGAAAATATGCGTAGAGAAGGATTTGAATTAGAAGTATCACGACCTAAAGTAATTTTAAAAAATAAAAATAATGTCCAAACAGAACCTTTTGAAAGCGTTATTATAGAAATTGAAGAACGTCACCAAGGTATCGTAATGGAATATATGGGACAAAAAAAAGCTAAAATGATAAATATATATTCAAATATCTCTGGTAGAATTCAACTGGAATATATTACTTCAAGTCGTTCATTAATTGGATTTCGTAATACGTTTATGAATATTACATCAGGCACTGGAATTATCTATTCTTCGTTTTTACATTATGATATAGCACAAAAAGATCAATTCAATCAAAGAAAAAATGGTGTTTTAATTTCTAATGCAACAGGTTTAGCATCAGGATTTGCATTATATAATCTACAAGATCGGGGAAAATTATTTATAGAACATGCTAATAAAGTCTATAAAGGACAAATTATTGGTATTCATAATCGTACAAATGATTTAACTGTAAACTGCCTCACCGGAAAAAAACTAACAAATATGAGAGCATCGGGTACTGATGATGCAATTACTTTAATTCCAGTTATAAAAATGACTCTAGAAAAAGCATTAGGATTTATCAATGACGATGAATTAATTGAAGTAACACCAAAATCTATACGTATCCGAAAAAAATTTCTTGAAGAAAATGATAGAAAAGTTGAACAACGTAAATTAAATAAAAAATAA
- the prfB gene encoding peptide chain release factor 2, whose protein sequence is MKKLCYKKINQIDQKIKNLKNMIYCQYEKVLYIIKNNKKKNNTKSETSCTSQIIKVKENILNIQELLKLSVETNDNSLLNELQKELYKIQKKIINIKYNNIFRKKYDNCNCYIDIQSGSGGIDAQDWSKMLLRMYLKWLHKKKFKIKIIQESFGEIAGIKSATIHVIGKYAFGWLRTETGIHRLVRKSPFDSGHRRHTSFSSIFIYPEVDNTSTIKINPTDLRIDVYRASGAGGQHVNRTESAVRITHLPTSTVTQCQNERSQHKNKEHALKQMKCKLHNLEIKKKQNEKKIIEDSKSPIGWGNQIRSYILDHSRIKDNRTGIETRDIQSVLNGNLDIFIKKSLNIGL, encoded by the coding sequence ATGAAAAAATTATGTTATAAAAAAATTAATCAAATAGATCAAAAAATAAAAAATTTAAAAAATATGATATATTGTCAATATGAAAAAGTATTATATATAATAAAAAATAATAAAAAAAAAAATAATACAAAATCGGAAACATCTTGCACAAGTCAAATTATAAAAGTTAAAGAAAATATATTAAATATACAAGAATTATTAAAATTATCTGTTGAAACAAATGATAATAGTCTTTTAAATGAATTACAAAAAGAGTTATACAAAATCCAAAAAAAAATTATAAATATAAAATATAATAATATTTTTCGAAAAAAATATGATAACTGTAATTGTTATATTGACATACAATCCGGATCAGGTGGAATAGATGCGCAGGACTGGTCAAAAATGTTATTACGTATGTATTTGAAATGGTTACACAAAAAAAAATTCAAGATAAAAATTATTCAAGAATCCTTTGGAGAAATTGCAGGTATTAAATCAGCTACTATACATGTAATTGGAAAATATGCATTTGGATGGTTAAGAACTGAAACAGGAATTCATAGATTAGTACGAAAAAGTCCTTTTGACTCAGGCCACCGACGCCATACTTCATTCAGTTCTATATTTATATACCCTGAAGTAGACAATACCAGTACAATTAAAATTAATCCCACTGATCTTAGAATTGATGTATATCGTGCTTCAGGAGCAGGAGGACAACATGTTAATAGAACAGAATCAGCCGTTCGTATTACACATTTACCAACATCTACAGTTACGCAATGTCAGAATGAACGGTCACAACATAAAAACAAAGAACACGCGTTAAAACAAATGAAATGTAAATTACATAATCTTGAAATAAAAAAAAAACAAAATGAAAAAAAAATTATCGAAGATAGTAAATCCCCTATTGGATGGGGCAATCAAATTCGATCATATATTTTAGATCATTCGCGGATTAAAGATAATAGAACAGGTATTGAAACTCGAGATATTCAATCAGTACTTAATGGAAATCTTGATATTTTTATTAAAAAAAGTTTAAATATAGGATTGTAG
- the ybeY gene encoding rRNA maturation RNase YbeY, producing MKNITLNIKNKIYTNVFIPKKKKIQKWIKKILNKKFEITICIVDIQKIQEINFMYRKKYQPTNILSFLYQKKYKNHFLLGELVICEQIITDEAYLQKKSIEAHWAHIIIHGTLHLIGYHHKNKKQNNIMQKIEINIMKQLGYNNPYKN from the coding sequence ATGAAAAATATTACGCTGAATATAAAAAATAAAATTTATACGAATGTTTTTATCCCAAAAAAAAAAAAAATTCAAAAATGGATAAAAAAAATATTAAATAAAAAATTCGAAATTACCATTTGTATTGTAGATATTCAAAAAATTCAAGAAATAAATTTTATGTATCGAAAAAAATATCAACCAACTAATATATTATCTTTCTTATATCAAAAAAAATATAAAAATCATTTTTTATTAGGCGAATTAGTCATCTGTGAACAAATTATCACAGACGAGGCATATCTCCAGAAAAAATCTATAGAAGCACACTGGGCGCACATTATTATTCATGGAACACTACATTTGATAGGATATCATCATAAAAATAAAAAACAAAATAATATTATGCAAAAAATAGAAATTAATATAATGAAACAATTAGGTTATAACAACCCATATAAAAATTAA
- the ygfZ gene encoding tRNA-modifying protein YgfZ — MNKFVQNNFVVEDLNEWSIIKVSDIEHKQYLQNHVTIDLFNLQYEKHILCANCNANGKVNGVLRLFHNQDNCFYIQRSSICDIQLFALKKYTIFSKIKIKKLDNYFLLGIIGKHAKEFLLSYFNNIPNCITSVVFHNNACILWLGSPIERFLLMIDKKQFLYLKKILLHNRILMVKNYWLYLDIIDGVPILEKPAFQKFFPKEINLDFLDGINLQKGCYCGQEIISKMYFKNINNKKLYCLVGTTNISMHYFSVLEIYDGYIWRKIGNVLFAMCIQDDIFLIQCILHCKYVQNNKFRLAVDQSSSFSIFRSYII; from the coding sequence ATGAATAAGTTTGTACAAAATAATTTTGTTGTTGAAGATTTAAATGAGTGGTCTATTATTAAAGTATCAGATATAGAACATAAACAGTATTTACAAAATCATGTAACTATTGATTTATTCAATTTACAATATGAAAAGCATATTTTATGTGCGAATTGTAATGCAAATGGTAAAGTAAATGGCGTATTAAGATTATTTCATAATCAAGATAATTGTTTTTATATACAACGCAGTAGTATTTGTGATATTCAATTATTTGCATTAAAGAAATATACTATATTTTCAAAAATAAAAATTAAAAAATTAGATAATTATTTTTTATTGGGAATTATAGGAAAGCATGCTAAAGAATTTTTATTATCATATTTTAATAATATACCTAATTGTATAACATCAGTTGTATTTCATAACAATGCTTGTATATTATGGTTGGGATCTCCCATTGAACGTTTTTTATTGATGATCGACAAGAAACAGTTTTTATATTTAAAAAAAATATTACTACATAATAGAATATTAATGGTAAAAAATTATTGGTTATATTTAGATATCATTGATGGTGTACCAATACTTGAAAAACCTGCATTTCAGAAATTTTTTCCAAAGGAAATAAATTTAGATTTTTTAGATGGTATTAATTTGCAGAAAGGTTGTTATTGTGGTCAAGAAATAATTTCTAAAATGTATTTTAAAAACATAAATAATAAAAAATTATATTGTTTAGTTGGTACAACAAATATTTCTATGCATTATTTTTCTGTATTAGAGATATATGATGGATATATTTGGAGAAAAATTGGTAATGTATTATTTGCAATGTGTATTCAAGATGATATATTTTTAATACAATGTATTCTACATTGTAAATATGTTCAAAATAATAAATTCCGTCTTGCAGTGGATCAATCCAGCTCTTTCTCTATTTTTCGTTCTTATATAATATAA
- the lysS gene encoding lysine--tRNA ligase — protein sequence MIIKKDINKKMNLHSEYQIRKKKLINLLTTGFNFPNQFKPNTTLKQINKKYLNYTRKELFKIHINIKIAGRIIKKRIMGKAAFIIIKEMNSEIQIYVTEQKISSDFYQHQFKTWDIGDIIAIIGKIFKTKTGQLSVYCEQTILLVKSLRPLPEKFHGLTDQEIRYRKRYLDLLSNKNSMENFIKRSKILKIIRNFMHLKKFIEVETPMMQNVPGGATARPFITNHNTLDIQMYLRISPELYLKKLIIGGFTKIYEINRNFRNEGISYKHNPEFTMMEMYIAYADHNDLMQFIIIFLQHIVHQLTGKNIIQYQEHILNINTPFQKLTIQEAIVCYNPSIYIDDLKNIQKIKKIAQLYNIPIQENWNINKIIMKIFENTTENKLIQPTFITEYPTEISPLARRNDKNKKISERFEFFMGGIEIGNGFSELNNPNDQKKRFLKQYNEQKKIKNNISLYDAEYVEALEYGMPPTAGLGIGIDRLIMLLTNQNNIRDVILFPTLRPIK from the coding sequence ATGATAATAAAAAAAGATATAAACAAAAAAATGAACTTACATAGTGAATATCAAATTAGAAAAAAAAAATTAATTAATCTTTTGACAACAGGATTTAATTTTCCTAACCAATTTAAACCAAATACTACTTTAAAACAAATAAATAAAAAATATTTGAATTATACACGAAAAGAATTATTCAAAATACATATTAATATCAAAATCGCAGGCCGGATTATAAAAAAACGAATTATGGGAAAAGCTGCATTTATTATTATTAAAGAAATGAATTCAGAAATTCAAATTTATGTTACAGAACAAAAAATATCCTCGGATTTCTATCAACACCAATTTAAAACATGGGATATTGGAGATATTATAGCAATAATAGGTAAAATTTTTAAAACAAAAACTGGGCAATTATCCGTATATTGTGAACAAACTATACTCTTAGTAAAATCATTAAGACCATTACCAGAAAAATTTCATGGTTTAACAGATCAAGAAATTCGTTATCGCAAAAGATATTTAGATTTATTGTCTAATAAAAATAGTATGGAAAATTTTATCAAAAGATCAAAAATTTTAAAAATAATTCGTAACTTTATGCACTTAAAAAAATTTATAGAAGTTGAAACACCAATGATGCAAAACGTACCAGGAGGTGCTACTGCTCGACCATTTATCACAAATCATAACACATTAGATATTCAAATGTATTTGCGTATTTCACCAGAATTATATTTAAAAAAATTAATTATTGGAGGATTTACAAAAATATATGAAATTAATAGAAATTTTCGTAACGAAGGTATTTCATATAAACATAATCCAGAATTTACTATGATGGAAATGTATATTGCTTACGCTGACCATAATGACTTAATGCAATTTATTATTATATTTTTACAACACATAGTACACCAACTTACTGGAAAAAACATTATTCAATACCAAGAACACATATTAAATATTAATACACCATTTCAAAAATTGACTATACAAGAAGCAATAGTATGCTATAATCCAAGTATTTATATAGATGATCTTAAAAATATTCAAAAAATAAAAAAAATTGCTCAATTATATAATATACCTATCCAAGAAAATTGGAATATTAATAAAATAATAATGAAAATTTTTGAAAATACTACAGAAAATAAATTAATTCAACCAACATTTATTACAGAATATCCTACTGAAATTTCACCATTAGCACGTCGAAATGATAAAAACAAAAAAATCTCTGAACGATTTGAATTTTTTATGGGAGGAATAGAAATAGGTAACGGATTTTCTGAATTAAATAACCCGAATGATCAAAAAAAACGTTTCTTAAAACAATACAACGAACAAAAGAAAATAAAAAATAATATATCTTTATACGATGCAGAATATGTTGAAGCTTTAGAATATGGCATGCCACCTACCGCAGGATTGGGTATTGGCATTGATCGTTTAATAATGCTTTTAACTAATCAAAACAACATTCGGGATGTAATATTATTTCCAACATTACGTCCAATAAAATAA
- the miaB gene encoding tRNA (N6-isopentenyl adenosine(37)-C2)-methylthiotransferase MiaB has protein sequence MNIENKKFYIKTWGCQMNEYDSLTISSTIKKHTSYIETKNFIEAEILILNTCSIREKAQEKLFHQLGRWKKLKKKNKNIIIAVGGCVANQEGSKILKRAKFVDIIFGTQTLHRLPEMIVEKIKNKKFIIDISFPKLEKFKKIVPPKFNSYSASISIMEGCNKYCSFCIVPYTRGKEISRPFYDIINNILYLAKHGIKEIQLLGQNVNSYKSTGNNNTKHTFSELLKKISSIPMIERIRFITSNPMDFTDDIIKIYAETPKLVSFLHLPIQSGSNRILKLMKRPYSVEEYKTIINKLKTVRPNIQISSDFIVGFPGETENDFSETMKIISEINFDMSFSFIYSPRPGTPAAKLKDNVNISEKKNRLQTLQKKIKEQISYWNKKIIHSQQKILVEKSLPNTKNQFLGTTENNRKVIFNSQNDVLGKIITVKIIKKKNNFFEGIQQIM, from the coding sequence ATGAATATAGAAAATAAAAAATTTTATATAAAAACATGGGGTTGTCAAATGAATGAATATGATTCATTAACAATTTCTAGTACAATAAAAAAACATACATCATATATTGAAACAAAAAATTTTATTGAAGCAGAAATCTTAATTTTAAACACCTGTTCTATCAGAGAAAAAGCACAAGAAAAATTATTTCACCAATTAGGAAGATGGAAAAAATTAAAAAAAAAAAATAAAAACATAATTATTGCTGTAGGAGGATGTGTTGCTAATCAAGAAGGATCTAAAATACTAAAACGAGCAAAATTTGTAGATATTATTTTTGGTACACAAACATTACATCGTTTACCAGAGATGATTGTAGAAAAAATAAAAAATAAAAAATTTATTATTGATATTAGTTTTCCAAAACTAGAAAAATTTAAAAAAATTGTACCACCTAAATTTAATTCTTATTCTGCTTCAATATCTATCATGGAAGGATGTAATAAATATTGTTCATTTTGTATAGTACCGTATACAAGAGGAAAAGAAATAAGTAGACCATTTTATGATATTATAAATAACATTTTATATTTAGCAAAACATGGAATTAAAGAAATCCAACTACTAGGACAAAACGTTAATTCTTATAAAAGTACCGGAAATAATAATACAAAACATACATTTTCAGAACTACTAAAAAAAATTTCTTCTATTCCTATGATAGAAAGAATTAGATTTATTACTAGTAATCCTATGGATTTTACTGATGATATTATAAAAATATATGCAGAAACTCCAAAGTTAGTTAGTTTCTTGCATTTACCAATACAAAGTGGATCAAATAGAATTTTAAAATTAATGAAGCGCCCATATTCTGTTGAAGAATATAAAACTATTATTAATAAACTGAAAACAGTAAGGCCAAATATACAAATTAGTTCTGATTTTATTGTAGGTTTTCCAGGGGAAACAGAAAATGATTTTTCAGAAACCATGAAAATTATTTCTGAAATTAATTTTGATATGAGTTTTAGCTTTATATATTCCCCTAGACCAGGTACTCCAGCAGCAAAATTAAAAGATAATGTTAATATATCAGAAAAAAAAAACAGATTACAAACACTACAAAAAAAAATTAAAGAACAAATATCATATTGGAATAAAAAAATAATACACAGTCAACAAAAAATTTTAGTAGAAAAATCTCTTCCAAACACAAAAAATCAATTTCTTGGAACCACAGAAAATAATAGAAAAGTCATATTCAATAGTCAAAATGATGTATTAGGTAAAATTATCACAGTGAAAATTATTAAAAAAAAAAATAATTTTTTTGAAGGTATACAACAAATAATGTAA